In a genomic window of Desulfomonilia bacterium:
- a CDS encoding histone deacetylase: MIGIVSDPVFMNHDTGENHPETLYRIPYIHSLFSPPGEGIQLVTPVNASIEDIHLNHTKEYIELVKRSCERGSGYLDPDTAYSSESFNTALKAAGSLIKLVDMTLKKEITSGFAFVRPPGHHSLHDRAMGFCLFNNVAIAAQKARSEFGIEKVMIIDFDVHHGNGTQDSFYEDDSVLYFSSHQYPYYPGTGGLKETGRGKGEGFTVNCPLGHGKTDGEFASIYNYVLAPVLKAYKPGLVLVSAGFDAHVADPIGGMQLSSHGFGMLAGIIKDAANTVNAPVVYVLEGGYSLEGQKESISEVINVLKGQSAPVIASEECSELESIIEQYKNYWPLQ, translated from the coding sequence GTGATAGGAATTGTTTCCGATCCTGTTTTCATGAACCACGATACCGGGGAAAACCACCCGGAAACTCTTTACCGCATCCCATATATCCACTCGCTTTTTTCGCCGCCGGGAGAGGGAATTCAGCTTGTAACCCCGGTTAATGCCTCGATAGAGGACATCCATCTCAACCATACGAAAGAGTACATCGAGCTAGTAAAAAGAAGCTGTGAAAGAGGAAGCGGTTACCTCGACCCTGATACTGCATATTCGTCAGAATCTTTCAATACAGCCCTGAAGGCCGCGGGAAGCCTTATCAAACTGGTTGATATGACCCTCAAGAAGGAAATAACCAGCGGTTTTGCTTTCGTAAGACCCCCCGGGCATCACAGCCTTCATGACAGGGCAATGGGATTCTGCCTGTTCAACAATGTCGCCATTGCAGCACAAAAGGCACGTTCGGAATTCGGGATAGAAAAGGTCATGATAATCGATTTTGACGTCCATCATGGAAACGGAACGCAGGACAGCTTTTATGAAGACGATTCCGTACTTTATTTTTCAAGCCATCAATACCCCTATTATCCTGGTACAGGCGGACTGAAGGAAACAGGACGCGGCAAAGGGGAGGGGTTCACAGTCAACTGTCCGCTGGGCCACGGCAAGACTGACGGAGAGTTCGCATCAATTTACAATTATGTCCTGGCACCTGTCCTTAAAGCATACAAACCGGGACTAGTACTCGTATCAGCCGGATTTGACGCTCATGTGGCCGATCCCATAGGCGGCATGCAGCTTTCAAGCCATGGGTTCGGGATGCTGGCAGGGATTATAAAGGATGCGGCAAACACTGTAAACGCCCCTGTGGTTTACGTCCTTGAGGGCGGTTACAGTCTGGAGGGCCAGAAGGAATCCATATCGGAAGTCATAAATGTTCTAAAAGGTCAAAGCGCGCCTGTAATTGCGTCTGAAGAATGCAGCGAGCTTGAAAGTATCATTGAACAATATAAAAATTATTGGCCTTTACAGTAA